One window of the Pseudomonas knackmussii B13 genome contains the following:
- a CDS encoding MAPEG family protein, translated as MSLSASAFALLGLVAWTLLLVFLLVNLRGLLVMSGRMAVNAFAADGSNTPGLGQRLARAHANCVENVPLFAAALLYAMVTGQTQITDPLAPLLLGARIFQSLMHLISTSPLFVWLRFAGFLAQLVILAWWLLRLAGWV; from the coding sequence ATGTCTCTCAGCGCAAGCGCCTTCGCCTTGCTCGGCCTGGTCGCCTGGACCCTGCTGCTGGTCTTCCTCCTGGTCAACCTGCGCGGCCTGCTGGTCATGTCCGGGCGCATGGCGGTCAACGCCTTCGCCGCCGACGGCAGCAATACGCCTGGCCTTGGCCAGCGCCTGGCGCGCGCCCATGCCAACTGCGTGGAGAATGTGCCGCTGTTCGCAGCCGCGCTGCTCTACGCGATGGTTACCGGGCAGACCCAGATCACCGATCCGCTGGCGCCGCTGCTGTTGGGCGCGCGAATCTTCCAGTCGCTGATGCACCTGATCAGCACTTCGCCGCTGTTCGTCTGGCTGCGTTTCGCCGGCTTCCTGGCACAACTGGTGATCCTCGCCTGGTGGCTGCTGCGACTCGCCGGATGGGTCTGA
- a CDS encoding DUF1615 domain-containing protein, whose product MSHALVLPVLPGANRLLRSILALGAVLLALAGCSSQSTRQAAEPTPAEVRASLVRLLPATVKDRQGWATDIQVAFAAQKIKPSTQNLCSVIAVAEQESNLQADPQVPNLGGIARSEMQRRASAVHVPNFMLDAALALKSPDGRSYSQRLDKARSERELSAIFDDFIGMVPLGQQLFGRFNPVHTAGPMQVSVAFAEEHAAGYPYPLKGSIRQEVFSRRGGVYFGTAHLLGYPVDYPQPLYRFADYNAGWYASRNAAFQRAVSLASGIPLTLDGDLIRYDSSAAGATELAVRSLGKRLDMSDSEVRRALEQGERAEFAESRLYTKVFALAEKSEGKPLPRAILPGITLHSPKITRNLTTAWFAQRVDERYQRCLARAGKG is encoded by the coding sequence ATGTCCCATGCCCTCGTATTGCCTGTGCTTCCCGGTGCCAACCGCCTGCTGCGCAGCATCCTGGCCCTGGGCGCCGTGCTGCTCGCGCTGGCAGGCTGCAGCTCGCAATCGACCCGCCAGGCTGCCGAGCCGACGCCCGCCGAAGTCCGCGCCAGCCTCGTGCGCCTGCTGCCGGCCACGGTCAAGGACCGGCAGGGCTGGGCGACCGATATCCAGGTGGCTTTCGCCGCCCAGAAGATCAAGCCGAGCACGCAGAACCTCTGCTCGGTGATCGCGGTGGCCGAGCAGGAGTCCAACCTGCAGGCCGACCCGCAGGTCCCCAACCTTGGCGGCATCGCCCGAAGTGAAATGCAGCGCCGCGCGTCGGCTGTGCACGTTCCGAACTTCATGCTCGATGCCGCGCTGGCGCTGAAGTCGCCGGACGGCCGCAGCTACAGCCAGCGCCTGGACAAGGCGCGCAGCGAACGCGAGTTGAGCGCGATCTTCGACGATTTCATCGGCATGGTGCCGCTCGGCCAGCAGCTGTTCGGCCGCTTCAACCCGGTGCATACGGCCGGGCCCATGCAGGTCAGCGTGGCCTTCGCCGAGGAACACGCCGCGGGCTACCCCTATCCGCTGAAGGGCAGCATCCGCCAGGAAGTGTTCAGCCGGCGCGGCGGGGTCTATTTCGGCACCGCCCACCTGCTCGGCTACCCGGTGGACTACCCGCAGCCGCTGTACCGTTTCGCCGACTACAACGCCGGCTGGTACGCCAGCCGTAATGCCGCCTTCCAGCGCGCGGTGAGCCTCGCCAGTGGCATTCCGCTGACCCTGGATGGCGACCTGATCCGCTACGACAGCAGCGCCGCTGGCGCCACCGAACTGGCCGTGCGCAGCCTGGGCAAGCGCCTGGACATGAGCGACAGCGAAGTCCGCCGTGCGCTGGAGCAGGGCGAGCGCGCCGAGTTCGCCGAGTCGCGGCTGTACACGAAGGTCTTCGCCCTGGCCGAGAAGAGCGAAGGCAAGCCGCTGCCTCGGGCGATCCTGCCAGGCATCACGCTGCACAGCCCGAAGATCACCCGCAACCTGACCACCGCCTGGTTCGCCCAGCGCGTGGACGAGCGTTACCAGCGCTGCCTGGCGCGGGCGGGAAAGGGCTGA
- a CDS encoding SIR2 family NAD-dependent protein deacylase, with the protein MSATFPHVLLDALRTTRHLVVFTGAGVSAESGIPTFRDALSGLWERFDPAQLATPEAFAEDPTLVWGWYEWRRMKVLAAQPNLAHHAIAELETCVPRLTLVTQNVDDLHERAGSTEVIHLHGSLHQPRCVACSMPHGTLSSAPGEPEEGRRLEPPRCLHCGERVRPGVVWFGEMLPESALQAAFAAAQDCDCLLSIGTSGVVQPAAMIPQLAAESGAVVAHVNPQPVSVHGPREFSLEGPAGVVLPALLDAAFQ; encoded by the coding sequence ATGTCCGCGACCTTCCCCCACGTTCTTCTCGATGCCCTGCGTACGACTCGCCACCTGGTGGTGTTTACCGGAGCCGGCGTTTCCGCCGAAAGCGGCATCCCCACCTTCCGCGACGCCCTGAGCGGGCTCTGGGAGCGCTTCGATCCAGCGCAGCTGGCTACCCCCGAAGCCTTCGCAGAGGACCCGACGCTGGTCTGGGGCTGGTATGAATGGCGGCGCATGAAGGTGCTGGCGGCGCAGCCCAACCTCGCGCACCACGCCATCGCCGAACTGGAGACCTGCGTGCCGCGCCTGACGCTGGTGACACAGAACGTCGACGACCTCCACGAGCGCGCCGGCAGCACTGAAGTCATCCATCTCCATGGCAGCCTGCACCAGCCGCGCTGTGTGGCCTGCAGCATGCCCCACGGCACTTTGTCGAGTGCTCCGGGCGAGCCCGAAGAAGGTCGCCGCCTGGAGCCGCCGCGTTGCCTGCACTGCGGGGAGCGCGTGCGGCCGGGCGTGGTCTGGTTCGGTGAAATGCTGCCGGAATCGGCGCTGCAGGCGGCCTTCGCAGCGGCGCAGGACTGCGATTGCCTGCTGTCCATCGGCACCTCCGGCGTGGTCCAGCCAGCGGCGATGATCCCGCAACTGGCTGCCGAAAGCGGCGCCGTGGTTGCCCACGTCAATCCACAGCCGGTGAGCGTGCACGGGCCGCGCGAGTTCAGCCTGGAAGGGCCGGCCGGGGTGGTCCTGCCGGCGCTGCTCGACGCGGCCTTCCAGTAA